In Sporosarcina sp. PTS2304, a genomic segment contains:
- a CDS encoding Fe(3+) ABC transporter substrate-binding protein, which yields MLKKSSLLWAFALLLLAAILGACSSSSEKEEQTEEPAKEEAPAEDTAKEEEKTGGEVNVYTARHYDVDAILYEDFEEKTGIKVNVIEAKAPELIERLKREGQNTPADLFITVDGGILNTAKEEGLLQAVESAEIDERVPAELRDTDDQWIGLSTRARVIVYSKDRVKPEELSTYEDLATDKWKGKLLVRSSDSLYNQSLMASLIALDGEEKAKEWAQGIANNLARDPEGGDRDQARAIVAGVGDVAIMNSYYVGRMSVSDEAEDVKVFEQVGVFFPNQETTGTHINISGAGLVKHSKNKENAVKLIEYLTTVEAQEEISLANFEFPVNEEAKLPEVMASWGTFTPQKIDFADYGTYNPKAVELMNEVGWK from the coding sequence ATATTGAAGAAAAGTTCGTTATTATGGGCATTTGCTTTATTGTTGTTAGCAGCAATTTTAGGCGCATGTAGCTCAAGTTCTGAAAAAGAAGAGCAAACAGAAGAACCTGCAAAAGAAGAAGCACCTGCAGAAGACACTGCGAAAGAGGAAGAAAAAACTGGCGGTGAAGTAAATGTTTATACAGCTAGACATTACGATGTAGACGCTATTCTTTATGAAGACTTTGAAGAAAAGACAGGCATTAAAGTAAATGTCATTGAAGCAAAGGCGCCTGAGTTAATCGAGCGTTTGAAGCGTGAAGGTCAAAACACACCAGCTGACCTATTTATTACAGTAGACGGTGGAATTTTGAACACAGCGAAAGAAGAAGGGTTACTACAAGCAGTAGAGTCTGCTGAAATTGACGAACGTGTACCAGCTGAACTTCGTGATACAGATGATCAATGGATTGGTTTATCTACTCGTGCACGTGTCATCGTCTATTCGAAAGATCGTGTGAAGCCGGAAGAACTATCTACGTATGAAGACTTGGCTACAGATAAATGGAAGGGCAAATTGCTTGTTCGTTCATCTGACAGTTTGTACAACCAATCATTAATGGCATCACTCATTGCACTTGACGGTGAAGAGAAGGCGAAAGAATGGGCGCAAGGAATTGCAAACAATTTAGCGCGTGATCCTGAAGGTGGAGACCGTGACCAAGCTCGTGCGATTGTTGCAGGTGTTGGTGACGTGGCAATTATGAATAGTTATTACGTAGGCCGTATGTCTGTATCTGATGAAGCAGAAGACGTAAAAGTGTTCGAGCAAGTAGGAGTATTTTTCCCGAACCAGGAAACTACAGGTACACATATTAATATTAGTGGTGCTGGTTTAGTGAAGCATAGTAAAAATAAAGAAAACGCAGTGAAATTGATCGAGTATTTAACGACTGTTGAAGCACAAGAAGAAATTTCATTGGCAAACTTTGAATTCCCTGTGAACGAAGAAGCTAAACTACCAGAAGTTATGGCTAGCTGGGGTACATTCACTCCACAAAAAATTGATTTCGCAGACTACGGAACATACAATCCGAAAGCTGTAGAATTAATGAATGAAGTAGGTTGGAAATAA
- the crcB gene encoding fluoride efflux transporter CrcB: MRERLYIGIAGGIGAMARLLVGEMLLMNSAFPIATLTVNMVGTLSLCFLVEWARLGGHLPPLAVTVMTVGFLGAFTTFSAVSLETIQLIENGLYPMAIVYVGSSLFGGFTMAALGFSLAKKVTA; this comes from the coding sequence ATGAGAGAACGACTGTACATAGGGATTGCAGGTGGGATTGGAGCAATGGCGCGTTTGCTAGTAGGAGAAATGCTGCTCATGAACAGTGCTTTTCCTATCGCTACATTGACAGTGAATATGGTCGGAACGCTATCGCTTTGTTTTCTTGTAGAATGGGCTAGGCTCGGCGGACATCTTCCTCCACTTGCCGTAACCGTCATGACAGTTGGTTTTCTCGGAGCTTTTACAACATTTTCAGCTGTCAGTTTAGAAACTATCCAGCTAATAGAAAATGGTCTATATCCTATGGCTATTGTTTATGTCGGAAGCAGCTTATTCGGCGGATTCACAATGGCGGC
- a CDS encoding ABC transporter ATP-binding protein, whose product MITQFFSYYKPHRRLFLIDFFSAIIVALLELAFPLAVQWFIDGLLPSGDWSRIVTVSFLLLIVYLVSTFLHYIVSYLGHKLGINIETDMRRELFEHVQRQSFRFFDNTKTGHIMTRITTDLFDIGELAHHGPEDAFIAVMTIIGAFGLMYTINPELALIAIVMVPLLAVVVTFCNKKMNVAWHKMYQNIADVNGRVEDSVAGSRVVKSFTNEEFELRRFQTDNRHFRTAKLQAYKVMAWATSSMYMLTRLVTLVILIVGAWFTVNNKLTYGELVSFILFSNILIKPIDKISALLELYPKGMAGFSRFRQLMNTAPEINDVKDAIVVEQLQGNIQLSNVTFGYEPKRPVLRNIDLTIRAGQTVAFVGQSGAGKTTICSLIPRFYDVDEGSITIDGIDIRKITQKSLRNQIGIVQQDVFLFTGTIRENIAYGRLDATDEEVYEAAHKAHLTELINSMPNGYETQIGERGLKLSGGQKQRLAIARMFLKNPPILILDEATSALDTETERIIQKSLEELSVNRTTLVIAHRLTTIRNADQVIVMSEDGIEEQGTYDSLLKQRGAFAKLHEANQV is encoded by the coding sequence ATGATTACACAATTTTTTTCCTACTACAAGCCTCACCGCCGTTTGTTTCTGATCGACTTTTTCAGCGCAATTATTGTAGCTCTTCTTGAACTTGCATTTCCTCTGGCGGTGCAATGGTTCATCGATGGGCTACTTCCATCAGGTGATTGGAGTCGTATCGTTACAGTTAGCTTTTTATTGCTCATCGTCTATTTAGTCAGCACATTTCTACATTACATTGTGAGTTATCTAGGACATAAACTCGGAATTAATATAGAAACAGATATGCGTCGCGAACTATTCGAACATGTCCAAAGACAGTCGTTCCGTTTTTTTGATAATACAAAAACCGGACATATTATGACACGCATCACGACAGATTTGTTCGATATTGGCGAACTAGCCCACCACGGACCTGAAGATGCATTCATAGCAGTTATGACTATTATTGGCGCCTTTGGATTAATGTACACGATCAACCCTGAGCTAGCACTCATCGCAATCGTGATGGTTCCTCTACTTGCGGTAGTTGTGACTTTCTGTAATAAGAAGATGAATGTTGCATGGCATAAAATGTATCAAAATATTGCAGATGTAAATGGACGTGTAGAAGATTCTGTTGCCGGCTCACGAGTGGTCAAATCTTTTACAAATGAAGAGTTTGAATTACGCCGTTTTCAAACAGACAACCGCCACTTCCGAACTGCTAAACTTCAAGCGTATAAAGTAATGGCTTGGGCTACTTCTTCCATGTACATGCTTACACGTCTCGTCACACTCGTCATTTTGATTGTCGGCGCTTGGTTCACAGTAAATAATAAGTTGACATATGGTGAACTAGTCAGCTTTATTTTATTCAGTAATATTTTGATTAAGCCAATCGATAAAATTAGTGCCTTACTGGAATTATACCCTAAAGGCATGGCAGGATTTAGTCGGTTCCGACAACTGATGAATACAGCACCCGAAATTAACGACGTAAAAGATGCAATAGTAGTGGAACAGCTACAAGGAAATATTCAACTTTCCAATGTTACGTTTGGCTACGAACCGAAAAGACCTGTTTTACGCAATATTGACTTGACGATACGAGCAGGACAAACTGTCGCATTTGTCGGGCAGTCTGGAGCAGGGAAAACTACCATCTGTTCACTCATCCCGCGATTTTATGATGTGGATGAAGGTTCTATCACGATAGACGGCATAGACATCCGGAAAATAACGCAGAAGTCTTTACGTAACCAAATTGGAATTGTCCAACAAGACGTTTTCTTGTTTACTGGAACGATTCGGGAGAACATCGCTTACGGTAGATTGGATGCAACGGATGAAGAAGTATATGAAGCGGCACATAAAGCGCATCTGACAGAGCTAATCAATAGTATGCCAAACGGTTATGAAACACAAATTGGCGAACGGGGATTAAAACTGTCGGGAGGTCAAAAGCAACGATTGGCGATTGCGCGTATGTTCTTAAAAAATCCACCTATTTTAATTTTAGATGAAGCTACTTCCGCTCTCGATACAGAAACAGAAAGAATTATCCAAAAATCTCTTGAAGAACTATCTGTAAATCGAACAACACTCGTAATTGCACACCGACTGACTACTATACGCAACGCAGATCAAGTAATTGTGATGTCAGAAGATGGCATTGAAGAACAAGGTACGTATGATTCGCTTTTAAAGCAACGAGGGGCTTTCGCTAAGCTACATGAAGCAAATCAAGTCTAA
- a CDS encoding ABC transporter ATP-binding protein: MFVQIQNLSFHYSRKQNPVIDRFSLSIEKGEIVGIVGASGSGKSTLLRLLAGLEDPTGGSIELDGRQIVGDRIYIEAEKRGVGMVFQNYALFPHLTVGENICFGLHKLKRAERKARLNEMLELVQLQEYAKRYPHELSGGQQQRVALARALAPAPSILLMDEPFSNLDTNLKSLIRMEVRDILQKANITCLFVSHDQADVDAICDRTIYIDCATYVGTNKEVVSV; the protein is encoded by the coding sequence ATGTTCGTACAAATTCAAAATTTATCTTTTCACTATTCCAGAAAACAAAATCCTGTGATTGATCGGTTTTCACTTTCAATCGAAAAAGGTGAGATTGTAGGTATCGTGGGAGCAAGCGGTAGTGGAAAAAGCACGTTATTGCGATTGCTTGCAGGTTTAGAAGACCCGACTGGCGGCAGTATCGAATTAGATGGCAGACAAATTGTAGGGGATCGAATTTATATTGAAGCGGAGAAGCGGGGCGTCGGCATGGTATTTCAAAACTATGCATTGTTCCCCCATTTAACAGTAGGTGAGAATATTTGTTTTGGACTGCATAAATTAAAGCGGGCAGAAAGAAAAGCACGGTTGAATGAAATGTTAGAGCTAGTGCAGTTACAAGAGTATGCGAAACGCTATCCCCATGAGTTGAGCGGTGGACAGCAACAACGCGTCGCATTGGCTAGGGCATTGGCACCAGCACCTTCTATTTTATTAATGGATGAGCCGTTCAGTAATTTAGACACTAATCTGAAATCGTTAATCCGTATGGAAGTTCGAGATATTTTGCAGAAAGCAAATATTACTTGTTTATTCGTTTCGCACGATCAAGCAGATGTAGACGCAATTTGTGACCGGACGATCTACATCGATTGCGCTACTTATGTAGGAACAAACAAAGAAGTCGTTTCGGTATAA
- a CDS encoding YitT family protein, translated as MFFIEAKRIAVVILGSLLMAISLNFFLINANVYASGFAGAAQLVSSVLMDQLGISISTGILLLLFNIPVFILGWFKVGKGFTIYSIVSVAFATLFLELLPLTSMSDDIMLNAVFGGVLAGVGVGISLKLGASTGGMDIVAMILSRMQDKPIGIYFLVLNGILILVAGILYEPENALYTMIALYVTTSVIDMIHTRHEKVTAMIITRQAEDLQQAIHRQMVRGITILPAKGAYSNEDKSMLYVVITRYELYDLERIINETDPQAFTNIVQTVGIFGFFRKEGEKLA; from the coding sequence ATGTTTTTTATTGAAGCAAAACGAATTGCGGTCGTTATTTTAGGTTCATTGCTTATGGCGATATCGCTAAACTTTTTTCTCATTAATGCCAATGTCTACGCAAGTGGTTTTGCAGGTGCTGCGCAGTTGGTATCAAGTGTTTTAATGGATCAACTAGGGATTTCTATTAGTACGGGTATTTTATTGTTACTATTCAATATTCCGGTTTTTATTCTTGGTTGGTTTAAAGTCGGTAAAGGTTTTACAATCTACAGTATCGTTTCAGTTGCATTTGCTACATTATTTCTTGAGTTGTTGCCCTTAACTTCCATGTCAGATGATATTATGCTGAATGCTGTTTTTGGTGGTGTGTTAGCAGGTGTGGGTGTCGGAATTTCACTCAAGCTCGGAGCGTCTACTGGAGGAATGGATATTGTTGCAATGATTTTGTCGCGTATGCAAGATAAACCAATCGGAATCTACTTTTTAGTGCTCAATGGAATTCTCATATTAGTGGCAGGCATTCTTTATGAGCCGGAGAATGCGTTGTATACGATGATTGCACTTTATGTAACGACATCTGTTATTGACATGATCCATACGCGTCATGAAAAAGTTACAGCAATGATCATTACGAGGCAGGCAGAAGATCTTCAGCAAGCGATCCACCGTCAAATGGTACGCGGAATTACAATTTTGCCGGCAAAAGGTGCCTATTCAAATGAAGACAAAAGTATGTTGTATGTAGTCATCACGCGTTATGAACTGTATGATTTGGAGCGGATTATAAACGAAACAGATCCGCAAGCTTTTACAAATATCGTTCAGACTGTAGGGATATTCGGCTTCTTTAGAAAAGAAGGAGAGAAATTGGCATAA
- a CDS encoding gamma carbonic anhydrase family protein, giving the protein MIYPYEGKMPTIDPSVYIADYVTISGDVTIGPESSIWFNTVIRGDVSPTIIGTKVNVQDFCCLHQSPKFPLILEDDVTIGHKVMLHSCTIKKGALIGMGATVLDGAEVGEGAFIGAGSLVTPGKKIPPNTLALGSPARVVRELTDEDRADMTRIVDEYARKGQLYKALQN; this is encoded by the coding sequence ATGATTTATCCATACGAAGGTAAAATGCCAACTATCGATCCATCTGTTTATATAGCTGATTATGTTACTATTTCAGGAGATGTGACGATTGGACCCGAGTCATCCATTTGGTTTAATACAGTTATTCGGGGGGATGTATCTCCCACAATCATCGGTACTAAAGTAAATGTTCAAGATTTCTGTTGTTTACACCAAAGTCCAAAATTCCCGCTTATTTTAGAAGATGATGTAACAATCGGTCATAAAGTGATGCTTCATAGTTGTACGATCAAAAAAGGCGCGCTTATCGGAATGGGTGCCACTGTGTTAGACGGTGCAGAAGTAGGTGAAGGAGCTTTCATAGGCGCTGGCAGTTTAGTAACCCCCGGAAAGAAAATTCCGCCAAATACTTTGGCTCTAGGCTCACCTGCCCGTGTCGTCCGCGAACTGACTGATGAAGATCGTGCGGATATGACACGAATCGTCGACGAATATGCGCGTAAAGGGCAATTGTATAAAGCGCTGCAAAATTGA
- a CDS encoding alpha/beta fold hydrolase → MYVWKWEAEGKPKAVVVMVHNAYEHHRRYVWLIQQLRSNGFHVVTGDLPGHGIENVEVHTEAFKDYRRFIKKMIRTGLDDKLPLFLFGHGMGATFLMRLLQMEHIECAGVICTSPWLQLEYTPPIRAKMLTKWSQTTPIDHEITVDQLSRDPEFLEQFEEDPLYVPIVSGSWYRELQTLMKSVMQPDLVIQDVPLLLHTGELDRITDKEYTRRWAFGQKLSELQYKQWREARHDVWQEPNREDIYLYTQSFMNNALRSLGYVID, encoded by the coding sequence ATGTACGTGTGGAAATGGGAAGCTGAAGGTAAACCGAAAGCAGTCGTTGTAATGGTTCATAATGCGTATGAACATCATCGACGCTATGTGTGGTTGATTCAACAATTAAGAAGTAACGGATTCCATGTGGTCACAGGTGATCTACCTGGACACGGTATAGAAAATGTAGAAGTTCATACAGAAGCATTCAAAGACTATCGGAGATTTATAAAAAAAATGATACGAACAGGTCTCGATGATAAATTGCCTTTGTTTTTATTCGGACACGGGATGGGGGCAACATTTTTAATGCGCTTATTGCAAATGGAGCATATTGAGTGTGCAGGTGTGATTTGTACATCCCCGTGGCTTCAGTTGGAATATACGCCTCCTATACGGGCGAAAATGCTAACAAAGTGGTCCCAGACTACGCCGATAGACCACGAAATTACAGTGGATCAATTATCACGTGATCCAGAGTTTCTTGAACAGTTTGAAGAAGATCCGCTCTATGTGCCAATCGTTTCTGGTAGTTGGTATCGCGAATTACAAACATTGATGAAATCAGTCATGCAACCAGATTTAGTTATACAAGACGTTCCTTTATTATTGCATACGGGTGAACTAGATCGAATTACAGATAAAGAGTACACGCGTCGATGGGCATTTGGACAAAAGTTATCTGAGTTGCAGTATAAACAATGGAGAGAAGCACGCCATGACGTGTGGCAGGAACCAAATCGTGAAGATATATACTTGTATACACAATCATTTATGAATAATGCTCTTCGCTCCCTTGGCTATGTAATTGACTAA
- a CDS encoding Fur-regulated basic protein FbpA yields MKKEKNYSENNRDKVIEELVSNGVFKIDGKQLYELPLHSLLAEYEAFGNPEVQM; encoded by the coding sequence ATGAAAAAAGAGAAAAATTATAGCGAAAACAACCGCGACAAAGTAATTGAAGAACTTGTTTCAAATGGGGTATTTAAAATTGATGGGAAACAATTGTATGAATTGCCACTTCACTCGTTATTAGCTGAATATGAAGCTTTTGGCAATCCAGAAGTACAAATGTAA
- a CDS encoding iron ABC transporter permease: MNKSIWLRELRRRLNSWFIVTMLGAAVIVMPVAYVVLSFFQPTSDNWQHIKEFLLADYIKGSLVLVGSVGFLSTAIGLLLAWIVAAYEFPMRKQFKWLLILPLAIPPYIAAYTYSTMTSYTGIIQSYFRNHWDYQFTPGTIEIMSLRGAIFVLTLFLYPYVYMITLNYFEKQSAAYIESAKTLGLNGFQLFFRLVLPIARPAIIAGAMLIIFEVLSDYGVASFFGVRTISTAIFQTWFGMYDIHAAMRLAAWLLLIILGIFMLERFLRKRRKYDTNVTQSRPLARRKLHGVTAWGATLTCMAVFLMAFLIPFIQLIQWTLKTYEKVWRADFLSLMTNSLLAALFGALIISFFAILAARTINLYPSVSSNLLARVMTSGYAVPGAVVAIGVLALFITLDEKLAFLYPVLLGVQSGTLVLSLSIAMLITGYVIRFMAQGFNAVESGYSKIPPSYREASFLLGRGLTYTFWKVEFPLLRGSILIGFALAFLEIMKELPLTLLLRPFNFDTLATRTYQYAIDERIYEAAPSSLLLICLSILSVIILLRFEEKR; the protein is encoded by the coding sequence ATGAATAAATCTATTTGGTTACGTGAACTGCGCCGTCGATTGAACAGTTGGTTTATAGTGACGATGCTTGGTGCAGCAGTGATCGTCATGCCTGTAGCGTATGTCGTTCTTAGCTTCTTCCAACCGACAAGCGACAATTGGCAGCATATTAAAGAATTTTTACTCGCAGATTATATTAAAGGTTCATTAGTGTTAGTAGGTTCAGTAGGATTTTTATCCACTGCTATTGGTTTACTATTGGCATGGATTGTGGCGGCCTATGAATTTCCGATGCGTAAGCAATTTAAGTGGTTGCTTATTTTGCCGTTAGCGATTCCACCATATATTGCGGCATACACATACAGTACGATGACGAGTTATACGGGGATCATTCAATCATATTTCCGCAATCATTGGGATTATCAATTTACACCGGGAACAATTGAAATTATGTCATTGCGCGGAGCCATTTTTGTTTTAACATTATTTTTATATCCTTATGTGTATATGATTACGTTAAACTATTTTGAGAAACAAAGTGCAGCTTATATTGAAAGCGCAAAGACACTTGGGTTGAACGGTTTTCAGTTATTTTTCCGTTTAGTACTACCGATTGCGCGTCCAGCTATTATTGCTGGGGCGATGCTTATCATATTTGAAGTATTGAGCGATTACGGCGTGGCTAGTTTCTTCGGTGTACGTACAATATCTACAGCTATTTTTCAAACGTGGTTTGGTATGTACGATATTCATGCAGCTATGCGTTTAGCCGCGTGGTTATTACTCATTATTTTAGGTATCTTTATGCTTGAAAGATTTTTACGCAAACGTCGAAAATACGATACGAATGTCACTCAAAGCAGACCTCTTGCTAGGAGAAAGCTTCATGGCGTGACCGCTTGGGGGGCTACGTTGACGTGTATGGCAGTTTTCCTTATGGCGTTTTTGATTCCGTTTATTCAACTCATTCAATGGACGTTAAAAACGTATGAAAAGGTATGGCGCGCGGACTTTTTAAGTTTGATGACGAATAGTTTGCTTGCCGCTTTATTCGGAGCATTGATTATTAGTTTCTTTGCGATTTTAGCAGCACGAACGATTAATTTATATCCTTCGGTGTCTTCGAACTTATTAGCTCGTGTCATGACGTCGGGGTATGCGGTACCTGGTGCTGTTGTAGCAATTGGCGTACTGGCATTGTTTATTACGCTAGACGAAAAATTAGCATTTCTTTACCCAGTCCTTTTGGGTGTACAATCAGGAACGTTAGTATTGAGTTTATCGATCGCGATGCTCATTACGGGGTATGTTATCCGATTCATGGCTCAAGGGTTTAATGCTGTTGAGTCGGGCTATAGCAAAATTCCGCCCTCGTACCGAGAAGCATCATTCCTACTTGGCAGAGGATTAACATATACCTTCTGGAAAGTGGAATTTCCTTTATTAAGAGGATCTATTTTAATTGGATTTGCATTAGCTTTTTTAGAAATTATGAAAGAACTTCCGTTAACATTGTTATTGCGCCCTTTTAACTTTGATACATTAGCTACGAGAACGTATCAATATGCAATTGATGAACGGATATATGAAGCGGCGCCCTCTTCATTACTGCTAATCTGTCTAAGTATTTTGTCGGTGATCATACTATTACGATTCGAGGAGAAGCGATGA